In a single window of the Poecile atricapillus isolate bPoeAtr1 chromosome 27, bPoeAtr1.hap1, whole genome shotgun sequence genome:
- the ZPBP2 gene encoding zona pellucida-binding protein 2, protein MAGGGGRTRCPPGALLGLVAVVVAAGWVNVYVKVFTNSPFLVCMDLALSQERVIDPNYLWIGPDGRDLQGQGYVNLTESGKLMVMGFMVSMSGAYICTLSHKVIETTTQEETEIVEAYKFMVYAYREADHAYQVSVRFSTVHCRLKINDLFVDKLAKILSSTISYLNCHITESSYKCHSIRTPKNSLQYELFVNFLVNPFVPEWEEFCHKDPYDCEDVTNRNVRQAAERIGKFFHQLKHDLKHEFPTVPTIHYVDNSFSMTPIDSCRPGFGKNHHTHQNCASCCVVCGPGTYSPNNEVTCRTCASPQARIYGAKSCY, encoded by the exons AtggcggggggcggcgggcggaCCCGCTGCCCCCCGGGCGCTCTCCTGGGCCTGGTGGCCGTGGTGGTGGCGGCGGGATGGG TGAATGTGTACGTTAAGGTGTTCACAAACAGCCCATTCCTGGTCTGTATGGACTTGGCTCTTTCTCAAGAAAGAGTAATAGATCCCAACTATTTGTGGATTGGTCCAGATGGAAGAGATTTACAAG gGCAAGGATATGTGAATCTGACAGAGTCAGGGAAGCTGATGGTGATGGGTTTCATGGTGTCGATGTCTGGTGCCTACATTTGTACTCTCTCCCACAAAGTCATCGAAACTACAACacaggaagaaacagaaattgtTGAGGCTTATAAATTCATGGTTTATG CCTACAGGGAAGCTGACCATGCCTATCAGGTGTCTGTTCGCTTTAGCACAGTGCACTGCAGGCTGAAAATCAACGACTTGTTCGTCGACAAATTAGCCAAAATCCTCAGCAGCACCATCTCCTACCTGAACTGCCACATCACAGAGTCGTCCTACAAGTGCCACTCTATCAGGACACCAAAGAACAGCCTCCAGTATGAGCTGTTTGTTAATTTTCTAG TCAATCCATTTGTACCAGAATGGGAAGAATTTTGCCACAAGGATCCTTACGACTGTGAAGATGTGACAAACAGGAATGTCCGACAG GCAGCAGAGCGAATTGGAAAGTTTTTCCATCAGCTGAAGCACGATTTGAAGCATGAATTTCCCACTGTTCCTACAATACATTACGTGGACAACAGCTTCTCCATGACTCCCATCGACAGCTGTCGTCCAGGTTTTGGGAAAAACCACCACACCCACCAGaactgtgccagctgctgcg TGGTTTGTGGTCCTGGAACTTACAGTCCCAACAATGAGGTGACGTGTCGGACCTGTGCCAGTCCTCAAGCCAGAATATACGGAGCAAAATCCTGCTATTAA
- the LRRC3C gene encoding leucine-rich repeat-containing protein 3C, whose translation MTVTRGVVLCPITMGLHLQNLFLLLLLLLGSCLHPAAAFPKGCYPSEEEGLKTFRCSNAQLTEVPRDIPNDTNKLYLDSNQIRFLPRDAFRDLPLLLELDLSHNAIARIESGAFQGLAEHLHSLDLSSNRLVSVSKDTFSNLKAKVNLSNNPWLCDCRLQELIRAVELAADSSGGIVCDSSTQEEHVGKAFLQVIADTDFCNVYKKTTDIAMLVTMFGWFAMVISYLVYYVRQNQEDARRHLEYLKSLPSKQRRSEESSTISTVV comes from the coding sequence ATGACTGTGACACGGGGGGTTGTCCTCTGCCCCATCACCATGGGACTGCACCTGCAgaacctcttcctcctcctcctcctcctcctgggtTCCTGCCTCCACCCAGCCGCTGCCTTCCCCAAGGGCTGTTACCCCTCAGAAGAGGAGGGGCTGAAGACCTTTCGCTGCAGCAACGCTCAGCTGACCGAGGTCCCCAGAGACATCCCCAATGACACCAACAAGCTCTACCTGGACTCCAACCAAATCCGCTTCCTGCCTCGTGATGCCTTCCGGGACCTGCCactcctgctggagctggaccTGTCCCACAACGCCATCGCCAGAATCGAAAGTGGAGCTTTCCAGGGCCTGGCAGAGCACCTGCACTCTCTGGACTTGTCTTCCAACAGGCTGGTGTCGGTCAGCAAAGACACCTTTAGCAACCTGAAAGCCAAGGTGAACCTTTCCAACAACCCATGGCTGTGTGACTGTCGGCTGCAGGAGCTGATCCGCGCAGTGGAGCTGGCAGCTGACTCCTCAGGAGGCATCGTGTGTGACTCCTCCACGCAGGAGGAGCACGTCGGCAAAGCTTTCCTGCAGGTCATTGCTGACACGGACTTCTGCAACGTGTACAAGAAGACCACGGACATCGCCATGCTGGTCACCATGTTCGGCTGGTTCGCCATGGTGATTTCCTACCTGGTTTACTACGTGCGGCAGAACCAGGAGGATGCCCGGCGACACCTGGAGTATCTCAAGTCACTGCCCAGCAAGCAGCGGCGATCGGAGGAGTCTTCCACCATCAGCACTGTGGTGTGA